A part of Phoenix dactylifera cultivar Barhee BC4 chromosome 2, palm_55x_up_171113_PBpolish2nd_filt_p, whole genome shotgun sequence genomic DNA contains:
- the LOC103722187 gene encoding protein EXPRESSION OF TERPENOIDS 1-like, with translation MAGFSLGGSHRQGGEEEEEGIPPENLFLYSGSGRTEEIAYTRGFELWQQQIHRHQQQQQQQQQLYPSSSTAALLSFSDEPPCHPPQLGGGARMRGSSSSSMSCQDCGNQAKKDCVHLRCRTCCKSRGFPCPTHVKSTWVPAAKRRERQQQLATAAAFQQQQQSHSLRIAEPSKRPREICPRHPTAIATNTSSGGGGMDALSFPAEVSSPAVFRCVRVSPVDEAEDELAYQTAVSIGGHVFKGILYDQGPDSPFQHPTTPRHLHYGESSSSSAAAGAVTTAAALAASLAASTSAGASTAPSSTGLLDPSSLYPAPLSAFMAGTQFFPHHHRP, from the exons ATGGCAGGTTTCTCTCTAGGTGGGAGCCACCGGCAAGGaggcgaagaagaagaagaaggaataccCCCAGAGAATCTCTTCCTCTACAGCGGCAGCGGCAGGACCGAAGAAATCGCCTACACCCGCGGCTTCGAGCTATGGCAGCAGCAGATCCACCGacaccagcagcagcagcagcagcagcagcagctgtATCCCTCATCGTCGACAGCCGCTCTTCTTTCCTTCTCGGATGAGCCCCCGTGTCATCCGCCCCAATTAGGCGGAGGGGCACGGATGAgaggcagcagcagcagcagcatgaGCTGCCAGGACTGCGGCAACCAGGCAAAGAAGGACTGCGTCCACCTGCGGTGCCGCACCTGCTGCAAGAGCCGCGGCTTCCCGTGCCCCACCCACGTCAAGAGCACCTGGGTACCCGCGGCCAAGCGCCGCGAGCGCCAGCAGCAGctcgccaccgccgccgccttccagcagcagcagcaatcgCATTCCCTCCGCATCGCAGAGCCTTCCAAGAGGCCCAGAGAGATCTGCCCCCGCCACCCCACCGCCATCGCCACAAACACCTCGTCAG GAGGAGGCGGGATGGACGCGCTGAGCTTCCCGGCGGAGGTGAGCTCGCCGGCGGTGTTCCGATGCGTGCGCGTGAGCCCGGTGGACGAGGCGGAGGACGAGTTGGCGTACCAGACGGCGGTCAGCATCGGCGGGCACGTGTTCAAGGGCATCCTCTACGACCAGGGACCCGACTCCCCGTTCCAGCATCCGACGACCCCTCGCCACCTTCACTACGGTgaatcctcctcctcttctgccGCTGCTGGCGCCGTCACTACTGCAGCTGCTCTTGCTGCCAGTCTCGCTGCAAGCACCAGTGCTGGTGCGAGTACCGCGCCATCTTCCACCGGACTGTTGGATCCTTCGTCGCTGTACCCGGCTCCACTCAGTGCTTTCATGGCCGGTACCCAGTTCTTTCCCCACCACCACAGACCCTAG